Proteins from a single region of Streptomyces sp. Tu 3180:
- a CDS encoding DUF6114 domain-containing protein — protein sequence MSAETPVQSAGTFTRLRLRFRDWRGTRPFWAGLFTLLGGIPIAYFPYATLKLGHMSLAMATTAGAGSLIIGVLLVTLGLTMWFQQATRVFAGVAAILLALVSLVVSNIGGFLIGFLFALVGGALALSWAPGEPPVEADGGRETAADPGGEGIRKSLPGDVPGEPALPHETGDGGEADGGVRAEIRDGGHRVG from the coding sequence ATGAGTGCCGAGACTCCGGTCCAGAGCGCCGGTACCTTCACCCGGCTGCGTCTGCGGTTCCGCGACTGGCGGGGCACCCGGCCGTTCTGGGCCGGCCTGTTCACCCTGCTGGGCGGAATCCCCATCGCCTACTTCCCCTACGCCACGCTCAAGCTGGGCCACATGTCGCTCGCCATGGCGACCACGGCCGGCGCGGGGTCACTGATCATCGGCGTGCTGCTGGTCACGCTCGGTCTGACCATGTGGTTCCAGCAGGCCACGCGCGTCTTCGCCGGTGTCGCGGCGATCCTGCTGGCCCTGGTGTCCCTGGTGGTCTCCAACATAGGCGGCTTCCTGATCGGCTTCCTGTTCGCACTGGTCGGTGGTGCGCTCGCCCTCTCCTGGGCGCCGGGCGAGCCGCCGGTCGAGGCGGACGGGGGCCGGGAGACGGCCGCCGACCCCGGCGGGGAGGGAATCCGGAAGAGCCTCCCCGGGGACGTCCCGGGCGAGCCGGCCCTCCCGCACGAGACCGGTGACGGCGGTGAGGCGGACGGTGGCGTCCGGGCCGAGATCCGCGACGGGGGGCACCGTGTCGGCTGA
- the pyk gene encoding pyruvate kinase — MRRSKIVCTLGPAVDSHEQLVALIEAGMNVARFNFSHGTHAEHQGRYDRVRAAAKETGRAIGVLADLQGPKIRLETFAEGPVELVRGDEFTITTEDVPGDKTICGTTYKGLPGDVAKGDQILINDGNVELKVTEVDGSRVRTIVIEGGVISDHKGINLPGAAVNVPALSEKDVEDLRFALRMGCDLVALSFVRDAKDVADVHRVMDEEGRRVPVIAKVEKPQAVQNMEDVVMAFDGVMVARGDLAVEYPLEKVPMVQKRLIELCRRNAKPVIVATQMMESMITNSRPTRAEASDVANAILDGADAVMLSAESSVGAYPIETVRTMSKIVQAAEQELLSKGLQPLVPGKKPRTQGGSVARAACEIADFLGGKGLVAFTQSGDTARRLCRYRAAQPILAFTTDESTRNQLALSWGVEPHVVPFVNSTDEMVALVDQELVKLNRFSEGDTVIITAGSPPGVPGTTNMVRVHHLGGPTG; from the coding sequence ATGCGCCGTTCGAAAATCGTCTGTACTCTCGGCCCCGCGGTCGACTCCCACGAGCAGCTCGTCGCTCTGATCGAAGCCGGCATGAACGTGGCCCGCTTCAACTTCAGCCACGGCACGCACGCCGAGCACCAGGGCCGGTACGACCGGGTCCGTGCCGCCGCCAAGGAGACGGGCCGGGCCATCGGCGTCCTCGCCGACCTCCAGGGCCCGAAGATCCGTCTGGAGACCTTCGCCGAAGGCCCCGTCGAGCTGGTGCGCGGTGACGAGTTCACCATCACCACCGAGGACGTCCCGGGCGACAAGACGATCTGCGGGACGACCTACAAGGGCCTGCCCGGCGACGTGGCCAAGGGCGACCAGATCCTGATCAACGACGGCAACGTCGAGCTGAAGGTCACCGAGGTCGACGGCTCCCGGGTGCGGACGATCGTCATCGAGGGCGGTGTCATCTCCGACCACAAGGGCATCAACCTGCCCGGCGCGGCCGTCAACGTCCCCGCGCTGAGCGAGAAGGACGTCGAGGACCTGCGCTTCGCCCTGCGGATGGGCTGCGACCTGGTCGCCCTGTCCTTCGTCCGGGACGCCAAGGACGTCGCCGACGTCCACCGCGTGATGGACGAGGAGGGCCGCCGCGTCCCCGTCATCGCCAAGGTGGAGAAGCCGCAGGCGGTGCAGAACATGGAGGACGTCGTGATGGCGTTCGACGGCGTGATGGTCGCCCGCGGCGACCTCGCCGTCGAGTACCCGCTCGAGAAGGTCCCCATGGTGCAGAAGCGCCTGATCGAGCTGTGCCGGCGCAACGCCAAGCCGGTGATCGTGGCGACCCAGATGATGGAGTCGATGATCACCAACTCCCGTCCGACCCGCGCCGAGGCCTCCGACGTGGCCAACGCGATCCTGGACGGCGCCGACGCGGTCATGCTGTCGGCCGAGTCCAGCGTGGGCGCGTACCCGATCGAGACCGTGCGGACGATGTCGAAGATCGTCCAGGCGGCCGAGCAGGAGCTGCTGTCCAAGGGCCTGCAGCCGCTGGTGCCCGGCAAGAAGCCGCGCACGCAGGGCGGTTCGGTGGCCCGCGCCGCCTGCGAGATCGCCGACTTCCTCGGCGGCAAGGGCCTGGTGGCCTTCACCCAGTCCGGCGACACGGCCCGGCGGCTGTGCCGTTACCGCGCCGCCCAGCCGATCCTGGCGTTCACCACGGACGAGTCCACCCGCAACCAGCTCGCGCTCAGCTGGGGCGTGGAGCCGCACGTCGTGCCCTTCGTGAACAGCACCGACGAGATGGTCGCCCTGGTGGACCAGGAGCTGGTCAAGCTGAACCGCTTCAGCGAGGGCGACACCGTGATCATCACCGCCGGCTCGCCCCCCGGCGTCCCCGGCACCACCAACATGGTCCGCGTCCACCACCTGGGCGGCCCGACGGGCTGA
- the pta gene encoding phosphate acetyltransferase: MTRSVYVTGIDRGDGRQVVELGVMELLTRQVDRVGVFRPLVHDGPDRLFELLRARYRLVQDPATVYGMDYREASALQAERGTDELVSALVDRFHLVSRDYDVVLVLGTDYADTQLPDELSLNARLANEFGASVIPVVGGRKQTAESVRAETRNAYRAYDTLGCDVLAMVVNRVAREDRDAIAERLATRLPVPCYVLPDEPALSAPTVSQIAHALNAKVVLGDDSGLARDVLDFVFGGAMLPNLLAALTPGSLVVTPGDRADLVVGSLAAHSAGTPPIAGVLLTLDEVPGDAILTLAARLAPGTPVLSVPGNSFPTAERLFSLEGRLNAATPRKAETALGLFERYVDTTEIDKRVSAPSGDRVTPMMFEHKLLEQARSDLRRVVLPEGTEERVLQAAEVLLRRGVCELTLLGPVDLIRKKAADLGVDLGDTRLIDPATSELRDSFAEKYAALRAHRGVTVELAYDVVSDVNYFGTLMVQEGLADGMVSGSVHSTAATIRPAFEIIKTRQDASIVSSVFFMCLADKVLVYGDCAVNPDPDAEQLADIAVQSAVTAARFGVEPRIAMLSYSTGTSGSGADVDKVRRATELVRTRRPDLRIEGPIQYDAAVEPSVAATKLPDSEVAGQATVLIFPDLNTGNNTYKAVQRSAGAIAVGPVLQGLRKPVNDLSRGALVQDIVNTVAITAIQAQSPAPSPNEKAAVQ, encoded by the coding sequence GTGACCCGCAGCGTGTACGTGACCGGTATCGACCGCGGCGACGGCCGCCAGGTCGTCGAGCTGGGTGTCATGGAGCTCCTGACCCGGCAGGTCGACCGGGTCGGTGTCTTCCGTCCCCTGGTGCACGACGGGCCCGACCGTCTCTTCGAGCTGCTGCGCGCCCGCTACCGGCTGGTCCAGGACCCGGCGACCGTCTACGGGATGGACTACCGGGAGGCGTCCGCGCTCCAGGCCGAGCGGGGCACGGACGAGCTGGTGTCCGCCCTCGTCGACCGCTTCCACCTGGTCTCCCGCGACTACGACGTCGTCCTCGTCCTCGGCACCGACTACGCCGACACCCAGCTCCCGGACGAGCTGAGCCTGAACGCCCGGCTCGCCAACGAGTTCGGCGCCTCGGTGATCCCGGTCGTGGGCGGGCGGAAGCAGACCGCCGAGTCGGTGCGCGCCGAGACCCGCAACGCCTACCGCGCCTACGACACCCTGGGCTGCGACGTGCTCGCCATGGTGGTCAACCGGGTGGCCCGGGAGGACCGGGACGCGATCGCCGAGCGGCTCGCCACCCGGCTGCCCGTGCCCTGCTACGTCCTGCCGGACGAGCCCGCGCTGTCCGCCCCGACCGTCTCGCAGATCGCGCACGCCCTGAACGCGAAGGTGGTGCTCGGCGACGACTCCGGGCTGGCCCGCGACGTCCTCGACTTCGTCTTCGGCGGCGCCATGCTGCCCAACCTCCTCGCCGCCCTGACGCCGGGCTCCCTGGTGGTCACCCCCGGTGACCGCGCCGACCTGGTCGTCGGCTCGCTCGCCGCGCACAGCGCCGGCACCCCGCCGATCGCCGGGGTGCTGCTCACCCTGGACGAGGTCCCCGGCGACGCCATCCTCACCCTCGCCGCCCGCCTCGCCCCCGGCACCCCCGTGCTGTCGGTGCCCGGCAACAGCTTCCCCACCGCCGAGCGGCTGTTCTCCCTGGAGGGCAGGCTGAACGCGGCCACCCCGCGCAAGGCGGAGACGGCACTCGGCCTCTTCGAGCGGTACGTCGACACCACGGAGATCGACAAGCGGGTCTCCGCCCCCAGCGGCGACCGGGTGACGCCGATGATGTTCGAGCACAAACTGCTCGAACAGGCCCGCTCCGACCTGCGGCGGGTCGTGCTCCCCGAGGGCACCGAGGAGCGGGTGCTGCAGGCGGCCGAGGTGCTGCTGCGCCGGGGCGTGTGCGAGCTGACCCTGCTCGGTCCCGTCGACCTGATCCGCAAGAAGGCCGCCGACCTCGGCGTCGACCTCGGTGACACCCGGCTGATCGACCCGGCCACCTCCGAGCTGCGCGACTCCTTCGCCGAGAAGTACGCGGCCCTGCGCGCCCACCGGGGCGTCACCGTGGAGCTGGCCTACGACGTCGTCTCCGACGTCAACTACTTCGGCACGCTGATGGTCCAGGAGGGCCTGGCCGACGGCATGGTGTCGGGGTCGGTGCACTCCACCGCCGCGACCATCCGGCCGGCGTTCGAGATCATCAAGACGCGGCAGGACGCCTCGATCGTCTCCTCCGTCTTCTTCATGTGCCTGGCCGACAAGGTGCTCGTCTACGGCGACTGCGCGGTCAACCCGGACCCGGACGCGGAGCAGCTGGCCGACATCGCCGTGCAGTCGGCGGTCACCGCCGCCCGGTTCGGGGTGGAGCCGCGGATCGCGATGCTGTCGTACTCGACGGGCACGTCCGGCTCCGGCGCCGACGTCGACAAGGTGCGCCGGGCGACCGAGCTGGTGCGCACCCGCCGTCCCGACCTCAGGATCGAGGGGCCGATCCAGTACGACGCGGCCGTGGAGCCGTCGGTCGCGGCGACCAAGCTGCCGGACTCCGAGGTCGCCGGGCAGGCCACCGTGCTGATCTTCCCCGACCTGAACACCGGCAACAACACCTACAAGGCCGTGCAGCGTTCGGCCGGCGCCATCGCCGTCGGCCCGGTGCTCCAGGGCCTGCGCAAGCCGGTCAACGACCTGTCCCGGGGCGCCCTCGTCCAGGACATCGTCAACACCGTCGCCATCACGGCGATCCAGGCCCAGTCCCCCGCACCGTCCCCGAACGAGAAGGCAGCCGTCCAGTGA
- a CDS encoding DUF6230 family protein: MKSQVRGGTRWKRFAVVMVPSVAATAAVGIGLAQGALAASFSVSGQQFKVTASHLHGEGFAQYGGIDTVYTSTKGDKKTQVPVAISSFDTATITKMCQSVKTEIPLINKTVYLRLEAGNNPKKPVTAENLYIDVAQLDADARFEDIDIGVAVQDKSRGPAVKDKSTLPGGFAQQARVADLYGVEQTAWATTAGTFTLNGLSMRLGGDPEMECY; this comes from the coding sequence ATGAAGTCCCAGGTGCGTGGCGGGACAAGATGGAAGCGGTTCGCCGTGGTCATGGTGCCCAGCGTGGCCGCCACGGCGGCGGTGGGCATCGGCCTGGCGCAGGGTGCCCTCGCGGCGTCGTTCAGCGTCTCCGGCCAGCAGTTCAAGGTGACGGCCAGTCACCTGCACGGTGAGGGTTTCGCCCAGTACGGCGGCATCGACACCGTCTACACCTCGACCAAGGGTGACAAGAAGACGCAGGTCCCGGTTGCCATCTCGTCGTTCGACACCGCGACGATCACCAAGATGTGTCAGTCGGTCAAGACGGAGATCCCCCTCATAAACAAGACGGTCTACCTCCGTCTTGAGGCGGGCAACAACCCGAAGAAGCCGGTCACGGCCGAGAACCTCTACATCGACGTCGCCCAGCTCGACGCCGACGCCAGGTTCGAGGACATCGACATCGGCGTGGCGGTCCAGGACAAGAGCCGCGGCCCGGCGGTCAAGGACAAGAGCACTCTGCCGGGTGGCTTCGCCCAGCAGGCGAGGGTGGCCGACCTCTACGGCGTCGAGCAGACGGCGTGGGCGACCACGGCCGGCACGTTCACCCTGAACGGCCTGTCGATGCGTCTCGGCGGGGACCCCGAGATGGAGTGCTACTGA
- a CDS encoding acetate kinase, with amino-acid sequence MSPSRPSPAAPSDELRPAAPSRVLVLNSGSSSVKYQLLDMADGSRLATGLVERIGERTSLVRHTPLAAGGGSRERTGPVADHDAALKAMAEELAADGLGTDSPELAAIGHRVVHGGKRFTEPTVIDDAVCAEIERLIPVAPLHNPANLTGIRTARALRPDLPQVAVFDTAFHTTMPEAAARYAIDVETADEHRIRRYGFHGTSHAYVSRATARLLGKAPEEVNVIVLHLGNGASASAVRGGRCVDTSMGLTPLEGLVMGTRSGDMDPAVIFHLMRVGGMSADGIDTLLNKKSGLVGLCGDNDMREIRRRIDAGDERAKLAFDIYIHRLKKYIGAYYAVLGRVDAVAFTAGVGENAAPVREAAVAGLEGMGLAVDAGRNAARGGGPRLISPEGARVAVAVVPTDEEMEIATQTYALVGKNN; translated from the coding sequence GTGAGCCCGTCCCGCCCGTCCCCCGCCGCCCCGTCCGACGAGCTGCGCCCGGCCGCTCCCTCTCGCGTGCTCGTCCTCAACTCCGGCTCCTCGTCGGTGAAGTACCAGCTGCTGGACATGGCCGACGGCAGCCGGCTGGCCACGGGCCTGGTCGAGCGGATCGGCGAGCGGACCTCCCTCGTGCGGCACACGCCCCTCGCGGCGGGCGGCGGGAGCCGGGAGCGCACCGGCCCGGTCGCCGACCACGACGCGGCCCTGAAGGCGATGGCCGAGGAGCTGGCCGCCGACGGGCTGGGGACGGACTCGCCGGAGCTGGCCGCGATCGGGCACCGGGTGGTGCACGGCGGGAAGCGCTTCACCGAGCCGACCGTCATCGACGACGCGGTGTGCGCCGAGATCGAGCGGCTGATCCCGGTGGCGCCGCTGCACAACCCGGCCAACCTGACCGGCATCCGCACCGCCCGGGCGCTGCGGCCCGACCTGCCGCAGGTCGCCGTCTTCGACACCGCCTTCCACACCACCATGCCGGAGGCGGCCGCCCGCTACGCGATCGACGTGGAGACCGCCGACGAGCACCGCATCCGCCGCTACGGCTTCCACGGCACCTCGCACGCGTACGTCTCCCGGGCGACGGCGAGGCTGCTGGGGAAGGCGCCCGAGGAGGTGAACGTCATCGTGCTGCACCTGGGCAACGGGGCGTCCGCCTCGGCCGTGCGGGGCGGGAGGTGCGTGGACACCTCGATGGGGCTGACGCCCTTGGAAGGGCTCGTGATGGGTACGCGGTCCGGAGACATGGACCCGGCCGTCATCTTCCATTTGATGCGTGTTGGCGGAATGTCCGCCGACGGGATCGACACTCTTCTCAACAAGAAGAGCGGTCTGGTCGGTCTGTGCGGTGACAACGACATGCGGGAGATCCGCCGCCGGATCGACGCGGGTGACGAACGGGCGAAGCTGGCGTTCGACATCTACATTCACCGTCTGAAGAAGTACATCGGCGCCTATTACGCCGTTCTCGGGCGGGTGGACGCGGTGGCCTTCACCGCCGGCGTCGGCGAGAACGCCGCCCCGGTGCGGGAGGCGGCCGTGGCGGGCCTGGAGGGGATGGGCCTCGCGGTCGACGCCGGGCGCAACGCCGCACGCGGCGGCGGGCCGCGGCTGATCTCGCCCGAGGGCGCGCGGGTCGCGGTCGCCGTGGTGCCGACGGACGAGGAAATGGAGATCGCCACACAGACATACGCGCTGGTCGGAAAGAACAACTGA
- a CDS encoding tetratricopeptide repeat protein, translating to MQPRNMSMSGVVDLAAVKAAQEAKAKAEQARAEAARQGGGGAVSPADLVIDVDEAGFELEVLQRSTEVPVVIDFWAEWCQPCKQLSPVLERLAVEYNGRFLLAKIDVDANQMLMQQFGVQGIPAVFAVVAGQALPLFQGAAGEAQIRQTLDQLVQVAEQRFGLTGLVVDPDAEPGGGARQAQDVPAGPHDALLEAAVQALDAGDLSGAVQAYRNVLADDPGNPEATLGLAQAELLQRVQGLDPVKVRKDAAEKPQDAAAQIAAADLDLVGGHVEDAFGRLIETVGRTAGDDRNTVRVRLLELFEVVGAEDPRVIAARRALARALF from the coding sequence ATGCAGCCACGGAACATGTCCATGAGCGGAGTCGTCGACCTCGCCGCGGTGAAGGCGGCCCAGGAGGCCAAGGCGAAGGCGGAGCAGGCGCGCGCCGAAGCGGCCCGGCAGGGCGGCGGGGGCGCCGTCTCCCCGGCCGATCTCGTCATCGATGTCGACGAGGCCGGCTTCGAGCTCGAGGTTCTGCAGCGCTCCACCGAGGTCCCGGTCGTCATCGACTTCTGGGCCGAGTGGTGCCAGCCCTGCAAGCAGTTGAGCCCCGTCCTGGAGCGGCTCGCCGTCGAGTACAACGGGCGCTTCCTCCTCGCCAAGATCGACGTCGACGCCAACCAGATGCTGATGCAGCAGTTCGGGGTCCAGGGGATCCCGGCGGTCTTCGCGGTGGTGGCCGGACAGGCCCTGCCGCTCTTCCAGGGAGCCGCGGGCGAGGCGCAGATCCGCCAGACCCTGGACCAGCTGGTGCAGGTCGCCGAGCAGCGCTTCGGCCTGACCGGTCTCGTCGTCGACCCCGACGCCGAGCCGGGCGGCGGTGCCCGGCAGGCGCAGGACGTGCCCGCCGGTCCGCACGACGCCCTGCTGGAGGCCGCCGTCCAGGCCCTGGACGCGGGCGACCTGAGCGGCGCCGTCCAGGCGTACCGGAACGTGCTCGCCGACGACCCGGGCAACCCGGAGGCCACGCTGGGCCTCGCCCAGGCCGAACTGCTCCAGCGGGTGCAGGGCCTGGACCCGGTGAAGGTGCGCAAGGACGCCGCGGAGAAGCCGCAGGACGCCGCGGCGCAGATCGCCGCCGCCGACCTGGACCTGGTGGGCGGTCACGTGGAGGACGCCTTCGGCCGGCTCATCGAGACGGTGGGACGCACCGCGGGCGACGACCGGAACACCGTACGGGTGCGGCTGCTGGAGCTGTTCGAGGTGGTCGGTGCCGAGGACCCGCGCGTGATCGCCGCGCGCCGGGCGCTGGCGCGGGCCCTGTTCTGA
- a CDS encoding ATP-dependent 6-phosphofructokinase, protein MRIGVLTAGGDCPGLNAVIRSVVHRAVDNYGDEVIGFEDGYSGLLDGRYRTLDLDAVSGILARGGTILGSSRLERDRLREACENASDMIRDFGIDALIPIGGEGTLTAAHMLSDAGLPVVGVPKTIDNDISSTDRTFGFDTAVGVATEAMDRLKTTAESHQRVMVVEVMGRHAGWIALESGMAAGAHGICLPERPFDPAQLVKMVEERFARGKKFAVICVAEGAHPADGTMDYGKGEIDKFGHERFQGIGTALAHELERRLGKEAKPVILGHVQRGGVPTAYDRVLATRFGWHAVEAAHRGDFGRMTALRGTDIVMVPLAEAVTELKTVPKDRMDEAESVF, encoded by the coding sequence ATGCGTATCGGAGTTCTCACCGCAGGCGGCGACTGCCCCGGCCTGAACGCAGTGATCCGGTCGGTCGTGCACCGAGCGGTCGACAACTACGGCGACGAGGTCATCGGCTTCGAGGACGGCTACTCGGGGCTGCTGGACGGCCGCTACCGCACGCTCGACCTCGACGCGGTCAGCGGCATCCTGGCCCGCGGCGGCACCATCCTCGGCTCCTCCCGGCTGGAGCGCGACCGGCTGCGCGAGGCCTGCGAGAACGCCTCGGACATGATCCGCGACTTCGGCATCGACGCGCTCATCCCGATCGGCGGCGAGGGCACGCTCACCGCGGCGCACATGCTGTCGGACGCGGGCCTGCCGGTGGTCGGCGTCCCGAAGACGATCGACAACGACATCTCCTCCACCGACCGCACCTTCGGCTTCGACACCGCCGTCGGCGTCGCCACGGAGGCGATGGACCGCCTGAAGACCACCGCCGAGTCCCACCAGCGCGTGATGGTCGTCGAGGTGATGGGCCGGCACGCGGGCTGGATCGCCCTGGAGTCCGGCATGGCCGCCGGTGCGCACGGCATCTGCCTGCCCGAGCGCCCCTTCGACCCGGCCCAGCTGGTCAAGATGGTCGAGGAGCGCTTCGCCCGCGGCAAGAAGTTCGCGGTGATCTGCGTCGCCGAGGGCGCGCACCCGGCCGACGGCACCATGGACTACGGCAAGGGCGAGATCGACAAGTTCGGCCACGAGCGCTTCCAGGGCATCGGCACGGCCCTGGCGCACGAGCTGGAGCGGCGCCTGGGCAAGGAGGCCAAGCCGGTCATCCTCGGCCACGTCCAGCGCGGCGGTGTGCCGACGGCGTACGACAGGGTGCTGGCCACCCGCTTCGGCTGGCACGCGGTGGAGGCCGCGCACCGGGGCGACTTCGGCAGGATGACCGCGCTGCGCGGCACGGACATCGTGATGGTGCCGCTGGCGGAGGCGGTCACCGAACTGAAGACGGTCCCGAAGGACCGGATGGACGAGGCCGAGTCGGTCTTCTAG
- a CDS encoding SAM-dependent methyltransferase, producing the protein MTGTEPVAARIDTSRPHPARVYDWFLGGKDNYPVDEELGRRIMSVDGTARHVARTNRWFMQRVTRWLAGTAGIRQYLDIGTGIPTEPNLHQIAQRIAPESRVVYTDNDPIVLKHAEALLRSTPEGVTAYVEADVRRPGRILEQARENLDFTRPLALSLVALTHFLGEEDDPYGLVARLVDALPAGSYLVLSQLTADFDPVGVGRGVEMYKAGGVTLAPRSRAQIARFFAGLEPVEPGLVQLTDWHPELADGETADANAVISLYGAVARKP; encoded by the coding sequence ATGACCGGGACCGAGCCCGTCGCCGCACGCATCGACACCTCCAGGCCGCACCCGGCCCGGGTCTACGACTGGTTCCTCGGCGGCAAGGACAACTACCCCGTCGACGAGGAACTGGGCCGGCGCATCATGAGCGTCGACGGGACCGCCCGGCACGTCGCCCGGACCAACCGCTGGTTCATGCAGCGCGTCACCCGGTGGCTGGCCGGCACGGCGGGCATCCGCCAGTACCTGGACATCGGCACCGGCATCCCCACCGAGCCCAACCTGCACCAGATAGCCCAGCGCATCGCCCCGGAGTCCCGCGTCGTCTACACCGACAACGACCCCATCGTGCTGAAGCACGCGGAGGCGCTCCTGCGCAGCACCCCCGAGGGCGTCACCGCCTACGTCGAGGCCGACGTGCGCAGGCCCGGCCGCATCCTGGAACAGGCCCGCGAGAACCTGGACTTCACCCGGCCGCTGGCGCTGTCCCTGGTGGCGCTCACCCACTTCCTCGGCGAGGAGGACGACCCGTACGGCCTGGTGGCCCGGCTGGTCGACGCCCTCCCCGCCGGCAGCTACCTCGTCCTGTCGCAGCTCACCGCCGACTTCGACCCCGTCGGGGTGGGACGCGGCGTCGAGATGTACAAGGCGGGGGGCGTCACGCTCGCGCCGCGCAGCCGCGCGCAGATCGCCCGTTTCTTCGCCGGGCTGGAGCCCGTGGAGCCCGGACTGGTCCAGCTGACCGACTGGCATCCCGAGCTCGCCGACGGGGAGACCGCCGACGCGAACGCCGTGATCTCCCTGTACGGCGCGGTGGCCCGCAAACCGTGA
- a CDS encoding TetR/AcrR family transcriptional regulator: MQSRTPASRTGRPRSAAADTAILAATRQALVELGWSKLTLGDVAIRAGVAKTTLYRRWAGKNELVVDAVAELFDELRVPDRGSLAADIEGVVLQFAAILARPEARSGLMAVVAEATRDDALRERIRASIVDRQKHLVHAGRARAQARGELPAETDAARAARTVDLIFDMVAGAVVHRTLVSAEPADEEWVHGFTRVLLSGLASAGSA; encoded by the coding sequence ATGCAGAGCCGCACCCCAGCCAGTCGCACCGGACGCCCGCGCAGTGCCGCCGCGGACACCGCGATCCTGGCCGCGACGCGTCAGGCTCTGGTCGAACTGGGTTGGTCCAAGCTCACGTTGGGAGACGTGGCGATCCGCGCCGGGGTTGCGAAGACCACCCTCTACCGGCGCTGGGCGGGCAAGAACGAACTGGTCGTGGACGCGGTCGCGGAACTCTTCGACGAGCTGCGCGTGCCCGACCGCGGCTCGCTGGCCGCCGACATCGAGGGCGTGGTGCTGCAGTTCGCCGCGATCCTGGCCCGCCCCGAGGCCAGGAGCGGGCTGATGGCGGTGGTCGCCGAGGCCACCCGCGACGACGCGCTGCGCGAGCGCATCCGGGCCTCGATCGTCGACCGGCAGAAACACCTGGTCCACGCGGGCCGGGCGCGCGCACAGGCGCGGGGCGAGCTGCCCGCCGAGACCGACGCCGCCCGGGCGGCCCGCACCGTCGACCTGATCTTCGACATGGTGGCCGGCGCGGTGGTGCACCGCACCCTGGTCAGCGCGGAGCCGGCGGACGAGGAGTGGGTGCACGGCTTCACCCGGGTCCTGCTGTCGGGGCTCGCCTCGGCCGGTTCCGCCTGA
- a CDS encoding XRE family transcriptional regulator, with amino-acid sequence MWAVPRPTARPDRHPPPPFDAPAARRLRAALGMGPHHVAHTLRASYGLPYVTPALVAAWESGTSVPSHAELTALAGVLWCSPGELIGRPRTLREHRVARGLAPEDVARAVGHELHAYLRMEETGRWRGTGRQSAALARLLALSPADTVTVTGREDELAELLRGAATTRWQAYVRPVAKVVPLERRLLERVLQRLHRDYRGHMAATLSRGGGHGDAGDGGREFLGRIVEHFWTAAGRGGG; translated from the coding sequence TTGTGGGCCGTGCCCCGACCCACCGCTCGCCCGGACCGTCACCCGCCCCCGCCGTTCGACGCCCCCGCCGCGCGCCGGCTGCGCGCCGCCCTGGGCATGGGCCCGCACCACGTCGCCCACACCCTGCGCGCCTCGTACGGGCTGCCGTACGTCACCCCGGCGCTCGTCGCCGCCTGGGAGAGCGGGACCTCCGTCCCCTCCCACGCCGAACTCACCGCACTGGCGGGCGTGTTGTGGTGCTCGCCCGGTGAGCTCATCGGCCGTCCGCGCACCCTGCGCGAGCATCGCGTCGCGCGCGGTCTGGCGCCCGAGGACGTCGCCCGCGCCGTCGGCCACGAACTGCACGCCTACCTGCGGATGGAGGAGACCGGCCGGTGGCGCGGCACCGGCCGGCAGTCCGCCGCCCTGGCCCGGCTGCTCGCCCTGTCCCCGGCCGACACCGTCACCGTCACCGGGCGGGAGGACGAACTCGCGGAGCTGCTGCGCGGCGCGGCGACGACGCGCTGGCAGGCGTACGTACGGCCGGTCGCGAAGGTCGTCCCGCTGGAGCGGCGGCTGCTGGAAAGGGTGCTCCAGCGGCTGCACCGGGACTACCGGGGCCACATGGCCGCCACCCTCAGTCGGGGCGGCGGCCACGGCGACGCGGGGGACGGCGGCCGGGAGTTCCTCGGCCGGATCGTCGAGCACTTCTGGACGGCGGCCGGGCGCGGCGGCGGGTGA